One stretch of Acropora muricata isolate sample 2 chromosome 12, ASM3666990v1, whole genome shotgun sequence DNA includes these proteins:
- the LOC136892821 gene encoding rap guanine nucleotide exchange factor 4-like, which yields MEADWISCLEKRSADRTEKDLDIIYSKLKVLEGFERFHSSVLLKICQYGYYQDLEEGITLFRRGDIGCYWYAVLSGTVDVNLSENGKFEDTETICSLGPGKVFGESVLDDSPRHATVVTSEFCELLIVKKRDFREIWEREKEHLEHLISSPSVETSTSYFEIQGKNDKLFEGNNSQEHLSVIVCHDEAFLAAGSVLHYRMTLSMSPKLICDRIIENRTEERCFIGSQAIDWLAKVSPLVDGRFHALNMLQALLEEDIIINVSGSECEFKDTDNLYRFSINEWPGNEVYAEEDLDDALLMLTRSGPDAQLRLALRKRSCNRTPDDLALIYEELLHIKALHHLSTTVKKELAAVVVFESCDNMGTVLFKEGEEGNSWYIIIKGIVNVIVHGKGVVCQLNEGDDFGKLALVNNALRTATIETAKDSCHFLKIGKSDFNRIFQDVETNKVHLKEHGQDVLVLEKMNSRILFGQSGCHASSQMYSVMAGTPSKMVEYLLETRIDSKCSLDDHFLNDFLVAFPIFMTTESLCYALFANYSRTTFFDCGPEFSSCTIREHSDAIKKRVVQVTQRWCTLARNLFLEDKSICIFIEDLLQSLEKDKLDDEYNILKTEMSLLHERFSQQKNVDGSTGPLRDGLQSRRMGLGDIAKLEVERKPIRGNDQNVFPVFYADHSYVTLALPYNVTAQTIVASIEDHTILGEDCLLCEVTSTGERIPFKADEICVTTGLSVNGKLFIAPSEHLDSLTPTPEQEGPVCSSLVFLETVGAKELAYFISQYDFALFNAVNVYEFIYHVFGKEKYNQITANLDMLLRRLNEVRFWIETQVLLTQQLSKRVYLLKTFIKLAAHCKELKNWNSFFAILMALNSVAVSRLTQTWEKVPRKFRNILEQFDSILEPTRNHRVYRLLVGKQKPPILPFVPLLIKDMTFANEGNKTYLDDLVNFEKMRMIASSVRFFHYCRSEPFTADCPSLGRPSQEIAAFVRDWKVIDNERTLTQLSHGLQPKKAS from the exons ATGGAAGCTGATTGGATCTCTTGTCTCGAAAAAAG ATCTGCAGACAGAACTGAGAAGGATCTGGACATAATTTACTCTAAGCTAAAG GTACTGGAAGGTTTTGAGCGATTTCATTCGTCAGTTCTTCTGAAAATTTGCCAATATGGCTATTACCAAGACTTGGAAGAAGGAATTACAC TGTTTCGCCGGGGAGACATTGGATGCTACTGGTATGCAGTGTTATCTGGAACAGTAGATGTGAATCTTTCTGAAAATGGGAAATTCGAG GATACTGAAACCATCTGCAGCCTTGGACCAGGAAAAGTGTTTGGTGAGTCGGTGCTGGATGACTCACCGAG ACATGCAACAGTTGTCACAAGTGAATTCTGTGAACTTTTGATTGTCAAGAAAAGAGATTTTCGCGAAATTTGGGAG CGGGAGAAAGAGCATCTTGAACATCTGATATCAAGTCCTTCAGTTGAAACAAGTACATCATATTTTGAGATACAAG GAAAAAACGATAAGCTGTTTGAAGGAAATAATTCACAAGAACACCTTTCTGTGATAGTG TGTCATGACGAGGCTTTCTTGGCGGCCGGAAGTGTTCTGCACTACAGGATGACGCTCAGCATGTCACCTAAACTCATCTGTGACCGGATCATTGAAAACCGAACCGAGGAAAGATGCTTTATTGGCTCCCAAGCAATTGATTGGTTGGCAAAAGTATCTCCTCTCGTTGACGGTCGGTTCCATGCCCTTAATATGCTACAGGCTTTACTTGAAGAAGATATCATAATCAATG TTAGTGGCTCCGAATGTGAGTTCAAAGACACAGACAACTTGTATAGGTTTTCTATTAACGAGTGGCCTGGAAATGAGGTATATGCTGAAGAGGACCTCGACGACGCTCTGCTCATGCTCACTAGATCAGGCCCCGACGCTCAGCTAAGACTGGCTCTAAGAAAAAG ATCCTGCAATAGAACTCCCGATGACTTAGCTTTGATTTACGAGGAACTCCTTCACATCAAAGCCCTGCATCATTTGTCAACCACG gTTAAAAAAGAACTTGCAGCAGTTGTTGTCTTTGAATCGTGTGATAACATGGGAACTGTAC tttttaaggAAGGAGAAGAAGGAAACTCGTGGTATATCATCATAAAGGGCATTGTCAACGTTATTGTCCATGGAAAG GGTGTGGTATGTCAGCTTAATGAGGGAGATGATTTTGGAAAGCTAGCTTTGGTCAACAATGCTTTACG GACAGCCACAATAGAAACCGCCAAGGATTCCTGTCATTTCCTGAAAATCGGAAAAAGTGACTTCAACAGAATTTTTCAG GATGTGGAAACCAACAAAGTTCACCTGAAGGAACACGGTCAAGATGTACTTGTCTTAGAGAAGATGAATAGTCGAATTCTTTTTGGGCAAAGTGGATGTCATGCGTCCTCGCAGAT GTACTCGGTAATGGCTGGCACTCCTTCAAAAATGGTGGAATATCTTTTGGAAACAAGAATTGATTCTAAATGTTCCCTTGACG ATCACTTCTTGAACGATTTCTTGGTGGCTTTTCCGATATTTATGACAACAGAATCGTTGTGCTATGCATTGTTTGCCAA CTACAGTAGAACGACGTTTTTTGACTGTGGGCCAGAGTTTAGTAGTTGCACGATAAGAGAGCACTCGGACGCCATTAAGAAAAG AGTTGTTCAAGTGACGCAACGTTGGTGCACTTTAGCGAGAAATCTGTTTCTGGAGGATAAaagcatttgcattttcattgAG GACTTACTACAATCTTTGGAGAAAGACAAACTGGACGATGAATACAATATACTGAAAACAGAAATGTCCTTGCTTCACGAAAG ATTTTCACAACAGAAAAACGTGGATGGCTCAACGGGCCCATTACGG GACGGTTTACAATCTAGGCGCATGGGTCTTGGAGACATAGCAAAATTGGAAGTTGAACGCAAACCAATACGAGGGAATGATCAAA ACGTCTTCCCAGTGTTCTACGCCGACCATAGTTACGTCACCTTAGCCTTACCATATAATGTGACTGCGCAGACCATCGTGGCCAGTATAGAGGACCACACTATCTTGGGAGAGGATTGTCTGCTCTGCGAGGTTACGTCAACAGGAG AGCGTATCCCATTCAAAGCAGACGAAATTTGTGTTACTACTGGTCTGAGCGTGAACGGAAAGCTGTTCATTGCTCCAAGTGAGCATTTGGACTCTTTG ACTCCTACTCCTGAACAGGAAGGCCCAGTTTGTAGTTCTCTCGTTTTCTTGGAGACTGTAGGTGCTAAAGAATTGGCGTATTTCATCTCACAGTATGACTTCGCTCTTTTCAATGCTGTCAATGTT tacgAGTTTATTTATCAtgtttttggaaaagaaaagtacAATCAAATCACAGCTAATCTTGATATGCTTTTGAGAAGACTCAATGAG GTTAGATTTTGGATTGAAACACAAGTACTGCTGACACAACAACTCTCCAAACGAGTTTATCTTTTGAAAACGTTCATTAAACTGGCCGCTCA CTGCAAAGAGTTGAAAAACTGGAATTCTTTCTTCGCCATCTTGATGGCACTTAACAGTGTGGCAGTAAGTCGACTTACTCAAACTTGGGAG aaagtACCAAGGAAGTTCCGAAATATTCTTGAGCAGTTTGACAGTATTTTG GAGCCGACCAGGAATCATCGGGTTTACAGACTGTTAGTAG
- the LOC136892367 gene encoding ras-related protein Rab-18-B-like, with amino-acid sequence MDSDVLTTLKILIVGESGVGKSSLLLRFTDDTFDPDIGATIGVDFKVKTITVDGNKAKLAIWDTAGQERFRTLTPSYYRGAQGVILVYDTSSRETFDKLEEWLTEVEMYSTKKDIIKMLVGNKIDKEGREVDRKQGLQFARRHAMLFIEASARTREGVQLAFEELVEKIIQTPGLWEKDGTSGAVTLTAAGSQAMSGCSEMCSLN; translated from the exons ATGGATAGCGATGTCCTTACCACACTAAAGATCTTGATTGTTGGAGAAAGTGGCGTAGGAAAGTCGAG CCTACTATTAAGGTTCACAGATGACACTTTCGATCCTGATATTGGAGCCACCATAG GTGTGGATTTCAAGGTGAAAACTATAACTGTAGATGGAAACAAGGCAAAGCTAGCAATTTGG GATACTGCAGGGCAAGAAAGATTTCGCACATTGACTCCAAGTTATTACAGAGGTGCTCAAGGTGTTATTCTAG TTTATGACACGAGTAGCAGGGAAACATTTGATAAGTTGGAGGAATGGCTAACTGAAGTGGAAATGTACTCAACAAAAAAAGATATAATCAAAATGTTAGTGGGCAACAAAATAGATAAG GAGGGAAGAGAAGTTGACAGAAAGCAAGGCCTACAATTTGCTAGGAGACATGCCATGTTATTCATTGAGGCTAG TGCTAGGACAAGAGAAGGTGTACAGTTGGCATTTGAAGAACTTGTAGAAAAA ATAATACAAACACCTGGTTTATGGGAGAAGGATGGTACCTCAGGTGCGGTAACACTGACTGCTGCTGGATCCCAAGCTATGTCTGGCTGTAGTGAAATGTGCTCTCTTAATTAA
- the LOC136892366 gene encoding transcription factor CP2-like isoform X1 — protein MTSNSSWRIDDMDGGLDGGLASELFNLSGLGNEFGAEGAYNMSDVLNLQIFKEEPSSVFQTMDTADLESSSLSDVTVEVTSSAPRSPIPATKKGVVMSKSPQQLPDENTTNCSPQCGIFYILRAPTSPTKRLEEDSLTYLNQGQSYLVELTCLPDEALKFKGQCIKSVVKLCFYERKLQVQESEKYEEWKNNRPADRLLEIDVPMSSGVYNIRSKGNLLNCYEFEWDPTKESKLYVIINCVSSEFTKGKSGGESGVPFSLQVDSFSPSSTTDSNPIHCAGCQIKVFKSKGADRKHKVEMQKLELKSQDELGQLRPSLEYTELKKLPLKKEEDNSLCWMSPRSVAGSMSSPPPAPQVMSTSSNVLSTPAVLSSASPLGANCSELTSQSTVNETRVWLQNNRFQNYTTMFANYTGADLLRLSKQDMVQILGPADGIRLHNSLQSRAAHPLLTLYICMDSAQQNSGMKEYYAMYLEALTLVELCKKLALKCSLSVEQIVGIYRQGPTGIYVLVDDEVVRNFVDEGHFIVQLVRGKDTYQVILK, from the exons ATGACGAGCAACAGTAGTTGGAGGATTGACGACATGGATGGCGGACTGGACGGTGGCCTTGCTTCAGAACTTTTTAATCTTTCTGGGTTAGGCAATGAATTTGGAGCAGAGGGAGCGTATAACATGAG TGATGTCTTAAACTTGCAAATTTTCAAGGAAGAACCATCATCAGTGTTTCAGACGATGGACACAGCTGATCTGGAATCCTCGTCACTTTCAGA TGTTACTGTTGAGGTCACTTCATCAGCCCCAAGGTCTCCAATACCGGCAACAAAGAAAGGAGTGGTTATGTCAAAGTCACCACAACAGTTACCTGATGAAAACACCACTAACTGTAG TCCTCAATGTGGGATCTTTTATATTCTACGCGCTCCAACATCTCCAACCAAAAGACTTGAAGAAGATTCTCTAACGTATCTTAACCAAG GTCAGTCCTATCTGGTGGAATTGACGTGCCTTCCGGACGAAGCACTGAAGTTTAAGGGACAGTGCATCAAG AGTGTAGTCAAGCTTTGTTTTTACGAGAGAAAGTTGCAAGTCCAAGAATCTGAAAAGTACGAGGAATGGAAAAACAACCGACCAGCTGATAGACTTTTGGAAATTG ATGTTCCTATGTCAAGTGGTGTTTATAATATCAGAAGTAAAGGAAATCTACTTAACTGCTATGAGTTTGAGTGGGATCCAACCAAAGAGTCCAAACTTTATGTCATT ATAAACTGCGTCAGCTCAGAATTCACTAAAGGAAAGAGTG GGGGAGAGAGTGGCGTACCATTTAGTTTACAAGTGGACTCTTTTTCACCCAGCTCAACAACTGACTCCAATCCAATCCACTGTGCAGGTTGTCAAATCAAAGTCTTTAAA TCAAAAGGTGCTGACAGAAAACACAAAGTAGAGATGCAGAAACTTGAACTCAAGTCTCAGGATGAGTTG GGCCAACTGAGACCAAGTCTGGAATACACTGAGTTAAAAAAG CTGCCTCTGAAGAAAGAAGAGGACAATAGTTTGTGTTGGATGTCTCCAAG GTCAGTAGCTGGATCCATGTCTTCGCCTCCCCCAGCTCCCCAAGTGATGTCCACATCCAGCAATGTCCTGTCTACTCCAGCAGTGCTGTCCAGTGCATCACCGTTAGGGGCAAATTGTTCA gAACTAACATCTCAATCAACAGTGAATGAAACAAGAGTTTGGCTGCAAAATAACAGATTTCAAAACTACACTACAATGTTTGCCAATTATACAG GTGCTGATCTTTTACGATTATCCAAGCAGGATATGGTCCAGATCTTAGGACCTGCTGATGGTATACGCTTGCATAACTCCCTCCAGTCCAG GGCTGCCCATCCATTATTGACATTGTATATTTGTATGGATTCTGCTCAACAAAACTCAGGAATGAAGGAGTACTATGCCATGTATCTTGAAGCTTTGACTCTTGTTGAACTTTGCAAAAAGCTTGCTCTTAAATGCAGTCTTAGCGTGGAACAGATTGTGGGCATTTATAG ACAAGGTCCAACAGGGATTTATGTTCTTGTAGATGACGAG GTGGTGAGAAATTTTGTAGATGAAGGACATTTTATTGTACAGCTTGTCAGAG GGAAGGACACATATCAagttattttgaaatga
- the LOC136892366 gene encoding upstream-binding protein 1-like isoform X2 has product MTSNSSWRIDDMDGGLDGGLASELFNLSGLGNEFGAEGAYNMSDVLNLQIFKEEPSSVFQTMDTADLESSSLSDVTVEVTSSAPRSPIPATKKGVVMSKSPQQLPDENTTNCSPQCGIFYILRAPTSPTKRLEEDSLTYLNQGQSYLVELTCLPDEALKFKGQCIKSVVKLCFYERKLQVQESEKYEEWKNNRPADRLLEIDVPMSSGVYNIRSKGNLLNCYEFEWDPTKESKLYVIINCVSSEFTKGKSGGESGVPFSLQVDSFSPSSTTDSNPIHCAGCQIKVFKSKGADRKHKVEMQKLELKSQDELGQLRPSLEYTELKKLPLKKEEDNSLCWMSPRSVAGSMSSPPPAPQVMSTSSNVLSTPAVLSSASPLGANCSELTSQSTVNETRVWLQNNRFQNYTTMFANYTGADLLRLSKQDMVQILGPADGIRLHNSLQSRQGPTGIYVLVDDEVVRNFVDEGHFIVQLVRGKDTYQVILK; this is encoded by the exons ATGACGAGCAACAGTAGTTGGAGGATTGACGACATGGATGGCGGACTGGACGGTGGCCTTGCTTCAGAACTTTTTAATCTTTCTGGGTTAGGCAATGAATTTGGAGCAGAGGGAGCGTATAACATGAG TGATGTCTTAAACTTGCAAATTTTCAAGGAAGAACCATCATCAGTGTTTCAGACGATGGACACAGCTGATCTGGAATCCTCGTCACTTTCAGA TGTTACTGTTGAGGTCACTTCATCAGCCCCAAGGTCTCCAATACCGGCAACAAAGAAAGGAGTGGTTATGTCAAAGTCACCACAACAGTTACCTGATGAAAACACCACTAACTGTAG TCCTCAATGTGGGATCTTTTATATTCTACGCGCTCCAACATCTCCAACCAAAAGACTTGAAGAAGATTCTCTAACGTATCTTAACCAAG GTCAGTCCTATCTGGTGGAATTGACGTGCCTTCCGGACGAAGCACTGAAGTTTAAGGGACAGTGCATCAAG AGTGTAGTCAAGCTTTGTTTTTACGAGAGAAAGTTGCAAGTCCAAGAATCTGAAAAGTACGAGGAATGGAAAAACAACCGACCAGCTGATAGACTTTTGGAAATTG ATGTTCCTATGTCAAGTGGTGTTTATAATATCAGAAGTAAAGGAAATCTACTTAACTGCTATGAGTTTGAGTGGGATCCAACCAAAGAGTCCAAACTTTATGTCATT ATAAACTGCGTCAGCTCAGAATTCACTAAAGGAAAGAGTG GGGGAGAGAGTGGCGTACCATTTAGTTTACAAGTGGACTCTTTTTCACCCAGCTCAACAACTGACTCCAATCCAATCCACTGTGCAGGTTGTCAAATCAAAGTCTTTAAA TCAAAAGGTGCTGACAGAAAACACAAAGTAGAGATGCAGAAACTTGAACTCAAGTCTCAGGATGAGTTG GGCCAACTGAGACCAAGTCTGGAATACACTGAGTTAAAAAAG CTGCCTCTGAAGAAAGAAGAGGACAATAGTTTGTGTTGGATGTCTCCAAG GTCAGTAGCTGGATCCATGTCTTCGCCTCCCCCAGCTCCCCAAGTGATGTCCACATCCAGCAATGTCCTGTCTACTCCAGCAGTGCTGTCCAGTGCATCACCGTTAGGGGCAAATTGTTCA gAACTAACATCTCAATCAACAGTGAATGAAACAAGAGTTTGGCTGCAAAATAACAGATTTCAAAACTACACTACAATGTTTGCCAATTATACAG GTGCTGATCTTTTACGATTATCCAAGCAGGATATGGTCCAGATCTTAGGACCTGCTGATGGTATACGCTTGCATAACTCCCTCCAGTCCAG ACAAGGTCCAACAGGGATTTATGTTCTTGTAGATGACGAG GTGGTGAGAAATTTTGTAGATGAAGGACATTTTATTGTACAGCTTGTCAGAG GGAAGGACACATATCAagttattttgaaatga
- the LOC136892366 gene encoding upstream-binding protein 1-like isoform X3, producing MDTADLESSSLSDVTVEVTSSAPRSPIPATKKGVVMSKSPQQLPDENTTNCSPQCGIFYILRAPTSPTKRLEEDSLTYLNQGQSYLVELTCLPDEALKFKGQCIKSVVKLCFYERKLQVQESEKYEEWKNNRPADRLLEIDVPMSSGVYNIRSKGNLLNCYEFEWDPTKESKLYVIINCVSSEFTKGKSGGESGVPFSLQVDSFSPSSTTDSNPIHCAGCQIKVFKSKGADRKHKVEMQKLELKSQDELGQLRPSLEYTELKKLPLKKEEDNSLCWMSPRSVAGSMSSPPPAPQVMSTSSNVLSTPAVLSSASPLGANCSELTSQSTVNETRVWLQNNRFQNYTTMFANYTGADLLRLSKQDMVQILGPADGIRLHNSLQSRAAHPLLTLYICMDSAQQNSGMKEYYAMYLEALTLVELCKKLALKCSLSVEQIVGIYRQGPTGIYVLVDDEVVRNFVDEGHFIVQLVRGKDTYQVILK from the exons ATGGACACAGCTGATCTGGAATCCTCGTCACTTTCAGA TGTTACTGTTGAGGTCACTTCATCAGCCCCAAGGTCTCCAATACCGGCAACAAAGAAAGGAGTGGTTATGTCAAAGTCACCACAACAGTTACCTGATGAAAACACCACTAACTGTAG TCCTCAATGTGGGATCTTTTATATTCTACGCGCTCCAACATCTCCAACCAAAAGACTTGAAGAAGATTCTCTAACGTATCTTAACCAAG GTCAGTCCTATCTGGTGGAATTGACGTGCCTTCCGGACGAAGCACTGAAGTTTAAGGGACAGTGCATCAAG AGTGTAGTCAAGCTTTGTTTTTACGAGAGAAAGTTGCAAGTCCAAGAATCTGAAAAGTACGAGGAATGGAAAAACAACCGACCAGCTGATAGACTTTTGGAAATTG ATGTTCCTATGTCAAGTGGTGTTTATAATATCAGAAGTAAAGGAAATCTACTTAACTGCTATGAGTTTGAGTGGGATCCAACCAAAGAGTCCAAACTTTATGTCATT ATAAACTGCGTCAGCTCAGAATTCACTAAAGGAAAGAGTG GGGGAGAGAGTGGCGTACCATTTAGTTTACAAGTGGACTCTTTTTCACCCAGCTCAACAACTGACTCCAATCCAATCCACTGTGCAGGTTGTCAAATCAAAGTCTTTAAA TCAAAAGGTGCTGACAGAAAACACAAAGTAGAGATGCAGAAACTTGAACTCAAGTCTCAGGATGAGTTG GGCCAACTGAGACCAAGTCTGGAATACACTGAGTTAAAAAAG CTGCCTCTGAAGAAAGAAGAGGACAATAGTTTGTGTTGGATGTCTCCAAG GTCAGTAGCTGGATCCATGTCTTCGCCTCCCCCAGCTCCCCAAGTGATGTCCACATCCAGCAATGTCCTGTCTACTCCAGCAGTGCTGTCCAGTGCATCACCGTTAGGGGCAAATTGTTCA gAACTAACATCTCAATCAACAGTGAATGAAACAAGAGTTTGGCTGCAAAATAACAGATTTCAAAACTACACTACAATGTTTGCCAATTATACAG GTGCTGATCTTTTACGATTATCCAAGCAGGATATGGTCCAGATCTTAGGACCTGCTGATGGTATACGCTTGCATAACTCCCTCCAGTCCAG GGCTGCCCATCCATTATTGACATTGTATATTTGTATGGATTCTGCTCAACAAAACTCAGGAATGAAGGAGTACTATGCCATGTATCTTGAAGCTTTGACTCTTGTTGAACTTTGCAAAAAGCTTGCTCTTAAATGCAGTCTTAGCGTGGAACAGATTGTGGGCATTTATAG ACAAGGTCCAACAGGGATTTATGTTCTTGTAGATGACGAG GTGGTGAGAAATTTTGTAGATGAAGGACATTTTATTGTACAGCTTGTCAGAG GGAAGGACACATATCAagttattttgaaatga
- the LOC136892365 gene encoding uncharacterized protein yields MAVGKKYFNSANLLNVTMALSLLRPDLQGFLGQNTTPPMPVIAYPHNYSGVAFAPSSTSNFNFNFHLGSKEAVAQDRNPLGEFLDWHTTSQNQLDTDAVAMLFNGESHAPRETRTSFSTELDSGYCSDGGRSPSALSSVSGSPRHDIESSCGNFQAPETLNNVGASAASGFSLADQDILKGFELEDYIDFSIYDEPPHKKSFTPEQQQPFYPIVKTEPLSPVDSYARKGPNSPLDTSYVPTDFNQKDPFEEISLEEPFSIDGFDQLDPYSIDFISTNEEFQEVGAEGDTGFDFESFANNLDYSNDLPPDIFDRRPVIEAAIESKHDSLVPPGQEPIPVFPEVTATRNDSGGPFKELLPLTQSFSGDWESAPLPLLPSVTVKQEKPDFQDQSASAPLRFSPAKVPREVYKDARPKVASSSAASRIATENEIVDMNISEFNSFLETLSEAEAQKARDIRRRGKNKVAARLCRKRKIELVSDIEDDIESLKQKKEEILKERKKLQEEQSYYQNKISELQDHLFKSLRDESGKPLSSKEYSLFQGANGSVYVGKNIDSESRKTRSGGGE; encoded by the exons ATGGCTGTTGGCAAGAAATATTTCAACTCTGCGAACTTGTTGAATGTGACAATGGCCCTTTCACTTCTTCGACCCGATCTACAAGGGTTTCTGGGCCAAAATACAACACCACCGATGCCAGTTATTGCTTACCCTCATAATTACAGCGGAGTTGCTTTCGCGCCAAGTAGCACAAGCAACTTCAACTTTAACTTTCATCTTGGATCGAAAGAGGCAGTAGCCCAAGACAGAAATCCACTGGGTGAGTTTCTTGACTGGCATACGACAAGTCAGAATCAACTGGACACTGATGCAGTTGCCATGCTTTTCAACGGGGAGAGTCACGCACCGAGAGAAACACGCACTTCTTTCAGTACTGAATTGGATAGCGGTTATTGCTCCGATGGGGGGCGATCTCCTTCCGCTCTCTCTTCAGTTAGTGGCTCTCCTCGTCATGATATCGAGTCGAGCTGTGGAAATTTCCAAGCGCCCGAAACTTTAAACAATGTTGGTGCCTCTGCGGCCAGTGGCTTTTCCCTGGCTGACCAAGATATCTTGAAAGGATTTGAACTGGAGGATTACATTGATTTTTCTATTTACGATGAACCTCCTCATAAGAAAAGCTTTACCCCTGAACAACAGCAACCCTTCTATCCAATCGTCAAGACCGAGCCATTAAGCCCTGTCGACAGTTACGCGAGAAAAGGACCAAACAGTCCACTTGATACCTCCTATGTACCAACCGATTTCAACCAAAAAGACCCTTTTGAAGAAATTTCTTTGGAAGAACCTTTCTCCATTGATGGGTTCGACCAGCTTGATCCCTACTCCATAGACTTTATTTCAACAAACGAGGAGTTTCAAGAAGTTGGAGCAGAAGGAGACACAGGTTTCGATTTTGAATCGTTTGCGAACAATTTGGACTATTCTAATGATTTGCCGCCAGACATTTTTGATCGTCGTCCAGTTATTGAAGCAGCAATTGAGAGCAAACATGATAGCCTCGTCCCGCCTGGTCAGGAACCTATACCTGTTTTTCCAGAGGTTACAGCTACAAGAAACGACAGTGGTGGACCTTTCAAAg AATTATTGCCTTTGACACAGTCCTTTAGTGGAGACTGGGAGAGTGCACCATTACCTTTGTTGCCAAGTGTAACTGTGAAGCAAGAGAAACCAGATTTTCAAGACCAATCAGCAAGTGCACCTTTGAGATTTTCACCAGCAAAAGTGCCAAGAGAAGTGTACAAAGATGCAAGACCCAAGGTTGCCTCTTCCTCAGCAGCATCACGCATTGCCACTGAGAATGAAATAGTTGATATGAATATCAGTGAATTTAATAGCTTTTTGGAAACTTTGTCTGAAGCAGAAGCACAAAAAGCAAGAGACATCCGCCGACGAGGAAAGAATAAGGTTGCAGCACGATTATGTCGTAAAAGGAAGATAGAGCTTGTCAGTGATATTGAAGATGACATAGAAAGTCTTAAACAGAAGAAAGAAGAGATCCTTAAAGAGAGGAAAAAACTACAAGAGGAGCAATCCTACTACCAAAATAAAATTAGTGAACTTCAAGATCATCTCTTCAAGAGCTTAAGAGATGAAAGTGGCAAACCACTCTCATCCAAGGAATATTCACTTTTCCAAGGTGCCAATGGTAGTGTATATGTAGGCAAGAATATTGACTCTGAATCAAGAAAAACACGGTCAGGTGGTGGGGAATAA